Genomic DNA from Desulfovibrio desulfuricans:
GGTGACCGCGCGCCAATGGGCGGGCAGCGGTTCGCGTGGCAAAAGCCCGACCTCCTGCCTCCATGCCTCCAGGACGCGGGCCACAAGTGGGGATTCCAGCCAGTAGACGGCGGGAGCCTTAACAAGCATGGGCAAAACATGCGGCAGGTTTGTTCCTGATTCTGGCCCCAGACCGAGCAAGAGCACGGCATCGCCCTCACCCCGGCAGCTCCATGCTTCCGGGCCATCGGGCAGGCTCACGGCCCGGCCTGCAAAATCCGGCAGGCGAACCCGCTGCGGGCGCGTATTTTGTTCGGCCATATTTTCCCCCGCCACTGCTGGCTCCTTGCGGAACTGTCCCATCAATAAAAAAGCCCCGCTGCGGCAAGCAAGCGGGGCAGAATAATCCAAAACTCCGTGCCAGTTAAGGCAGCCGGAGGTTCTCCCCTGTGGCTGGCAATACTTTGCGTCGATAATGACGCGCCCTTGCCAGAACTGCAAGACCCGCACAAGGGAATGCATGAACTATCCACGCGAGCAGGTGAATTTTCTGCCGCGTGAACGGAGAAACATAATCCTACTTGATCACGCCGCAGGCGATGCGTGCCCCGCCGCCGCCAAGGGGAGCCGGCTGGTCGGAATAGTTGTCGCCGCCAGCATGGATCATGAGCGAGCGCCCCTTGATGTCGGCTGTGGTCAGATCAGTCACATGCAACTTGGCCTTCACATTTTGCTGGGCATCGGCGGTTATAAGCGGCAGATCGCCCTTGTGCCCATGCTTGCCGGGGCCTTCATGTTTGCCAGCGTGTGTGGGATCATAATGCCCCCCTGCGGAAAGACCGGCCACATTGACGCCATCCTTGGCCGCGGGCGCGCACGAAGGATTTTCATGCACGTGCATGCCGTGGTCGCCCTGAGGGATACCGACGACATCAACCATAATATCCATGCCGCCCTTGCCGTCGTCCTCAAAAACAACAAAGCCGATGGCCTCTCCAACGCCTTCACTGCTGATCTTGTTCACAGGAACTTTAACGCTTTCCGCCAATACCGTTTGCGCTCCCAAGCCGAGCGCGCAACCCGCAAGACAAGCGGCCAACAGAATCCGTTTCATAGCCTCTCCTTACTGGTGATAGTGTGCGAGATCAAAGGTTCTGGAAACTTATTGAAAAAGTATCCTGATAAATGCCAGAGGTCAACCAGTTCGGCAGTTTTGCGCGGCTCGTCACGAAGGGCGTTACTGTGCACTTGGCGAGCGCGATAAAAAAGGGTATGGTTACCTGTTGGAATTTACCATGAAAGAATACCGTGATCATTATTTTCTGAAGGCCAAGCGCGAGAATTATCCCGCACGCTCGGTCTACAAGCTCAAGGAGCTGGACTCCAAGTTCCGCCTGCTGCGCCCCGGCCAGCGGGTTCTCGACCTTGGCGCCGCCCCTGGATCGTGGTCCATGGGCGCTGCGGAAAAGGTCGGGATGCGTGGACTCGTGCTCGCCTGCGACATTCAGAGCACCGAAACGGTGTTTCCGCCGCAGGTCACATTCATGCAGGAAGACGTGTTCAACCGCTCGGCCGAGTTTGAAGCAAAACTCAAGGAGCTGGGGCCGTTTGACGTTGTCATCAGCGACATGGCCCCGCGCACAACGGGTACGCGCTTTACGGATCAGGCCCGTTCGCTTGAGCTTACGGTTGAGGCATTGGCTGTAGCCTGCCTGCACCTTAAAAAGGGCGGCAGTTTTGTGGTCAAAATTTTTATGGGGCCAGATATTCAGGAGCTGCTCGCGCCCATGCGCAAGGCTTTTGATGCGGTCAAATCGTTCAAGCCCAAAAGCTCGCGGGCCGAAAGCAAGGAAACATTTTTTGTCGGCCTTGGTTTTCGTGGTCAGGCGGGCACTGCCCCAACGGCGCATGTGCCGGGCGAAGCCGCCGGAGAAACTTCACACGAAGTTGCCGACGACGCGCCGCCGGGTATATAAACATACTCTACACAAGGTTTCGGAGGTTTTATGTCAGGTCACAGTAAATGGGCCAATATCCAGCACCGTAAGGGTCGCCAGGACGCCAAGCGCGGCAAGATTTTCACCAAGGCCGCCAAAGAAATCATCATCGCAGCCAAGGGCGGCGGTGACCCTGTGGGCAACTCCCGCCTGCGCGCAGCCATTGCCGCCGCCAAGGCCGTCAATCTGCCCAAGGACAAGATTGAGGCAGCCATCCGCAAGGGTACGGGTGAAGACGCAGGCGGCGACCTGACAGAAACCTTCTACGAAGGCTACGGGCCCAACGGCATCGCCATCATGGTGGAAGTTGCCACTGACAACAAAAACCGCACCGTGGCCGAAGTTCGCCACCTTTTCACCAAGCATGGCGGGGCCATGGGTGAAAACGGCAGCGTGGGCTGGATGTTTGACCGCAAGGGCGTTATCGCCGTGGACAAGGCAGCCTACCCCGAAGACAAAATTATGGAAGCCGCTCTTGAAGCCGGCGCAGACGATGTCATCGACGATGATGACGTGTGGACAATCCACACCGCCATGGCCGATTTCACCTCGGTGCGCGATGCGCTGGAAGCTGCCGGCATTGCCATGCAGGAAGCCGAACTGGCCATGATTCCGCAGAATCTTGTGGCTGTGAGCGCCGAAGTGGGCATGAAGGTGCTGCGCCTCATGGACGCGCTGGACGACAATGACGACGTTCAGAATGTCTATGCCAACGCGGACTTCCCCGACGATATGCCCACTGACTAACGCATTTTCACGTTGAGATGTCTGGCGGGGGAGCAGCCCGTTTGTAAATTGGGTCACTCCCCCGCGCAGCCAGCCAAACTTCGCAAAATCACGCCAACCGCGCCCGAAGCGTGGCGCATCAACCGCACTTGTTCCTCCTGCCTCCCTGCGTTATGCTGCCAAAGCGTCACAAGGCCTGCAGGCCACCCACCTGCTGGCAGCGCTCCTACATCAAGGCATTTTCACGTTGAAATACGTGCTTACGAGCGAAACAGATTCGCCTTGCAAAATATTTTTGCGGGAATTTTTACAAAAAACGTGCAAAGCAGATACGCATTTTCAATACTAATCTGCTCCAACCGATAATCCATATCAGAGGCGACAGGCGGTATTCATGCAGGCATGGGACATTGAATTTCGGGCTCTCAGCGTGGGCTACGGCGAGCATGTGGTTCTGCGCGATGTCAATGCGGTGCTTCCGGGCGGCAAGGTTTCTGTAATTCTTGGCGGTTCCGGCTGCGGCAAGTCCACCCTGCTGCGCCATATTATCGGCCTTTCGCGCCCGCAGGCTGGCCATGTACTCATAGGCGACAATGACCTCTTTGCCCTGCCGCAAAAAGAATTTCGGCGCATGCGCCGCAACATGGGCGTGCTGTTTCAGGATGGCGCGCTGCTCGGAGCGCTGTCGCTGGTGCAAAACGTCACCCTGCCCCTCACAGAGCATCTGAATCTTCCCAAAAAGCTTGTTCGCGAGGCGGGCCTGCGCGTGCTACGCATGGTGGGCCTTGAAGATTTTGCCGATT
This window encodes:
- a CDS encoding RlmE family RNA methyltransferase, which produces MKEYRDHYFLKAKRENYPARSVYKLKELDSKFRLLRPGQRVLDLGAAPGSWSMGAAEKVGMRGLVLACDIQSTETVFPPQVTFMQEDVFNRSAEFEAKLKELGPFDVVISDMAPRTTGTRFTDQARSLELTVEALAVACLHLKKGGSFVVKIFMGPDIQELLAPMRKAFDAVKSFKPKSSRAESKETFFVGLGFRGQAGTAPTAHVPGEAAGETSHEVADDAPPGI
- a CDS encoding superoxide dismutase family protein; this translates as MKRILLAACLAGCALGLGAQTVLAESVKVPVNKISSEGVGEAIGFVVFEDDGKGGMDIMVDVVGIPQGDHGMHVHENPSCAPAAKDGVNVAGLSAGGHYDPTHAGKHEGPGKHGHKGDLPLITADAQQNVKAKLHVTDLTTADIKGRSLMIHAGGDNYSDQPAPLGGGGARIACGVIK
- a CDS encoding YebC/PmpR family DNA-binding transcriptional regulator, which codes for MSGHSKWANIQHRKGRQDAKRGKIFTKAAKEIIIAAKGGGDPVGNSRLRAAIAAAKAVNLPKDKIEAAIRKGTGEDAGGDLTETFYEGYGPNGIAIMVEVATDNKNRTVAEVRHLFTKHGGAMGENGSVGWMFDRKGVIAVDKAAYPEDKIMEAALEAGADDVIDDDDVWTIHTAMADFTSVRDALEAAGIAMQEAELAMIPQNLVAVSAEVGMKVLRLMDALDDNDDVQNVYANADFPDDMPTD
- a CDS encoding ABC transporter ATP-binding protein — protein: MQAWDIEFRALSVGYGEHVVLRDVNAVLPGGKVSVILGGSGCGKSTLLRHIIGLSRPQAGHVLIGDNDLFALPQKEFRRMRRNMGVLFQDGALLGALSLVQNVTLPLTEHLNLPKKLVREAGLRVLRMVGLEDFADFYPNQLSGGMRKRAGLARAIVAEPRILLCDEPTSGLDPITAARMDELLLAMRRQYTDMSVVVVSHDLASLRAIADHVLVLGEGRALFSGSLAELEANDDPYLRQFLLREPGDTQAAMGEAPDPAVRQALDRWLAS